The following are from one region of the Novosphingobium aureum genome:
- a CDS encoding trimeric intracellular cation channel family protein — MDLPLENLFTWLDIGGLSVFAASGALTAARKRLDFIAAWFFALITAVGGGTLRDVMIDAPVFWMHDPAPVILCGVIAALAWAVPLRWWPERALEWLDAAGLAAYSVYGAGKALEWGVSPVPAVAAGVITACIGGVIRDVTAGVPSVLLRNELYITTSLAAAAMFVALTTLGLPLPLPSAIAFASGFVLRCAAIRWRLALPPHRGH; from the coding sequence ATGGATCTCCCGCTCGAAAACCTGTTCACCTGGCTCGACATCGGCGGACTGTCGGTCTTTGCCGCCAGCGGTGCGCTGACTGCGGCACGCAAGAGGCTCGACTTCATCGCCGCCTGGTTCTTCGCGCTGATCACCGCCGTTGGCGGCGGCACCCTGCGCGACGTGATGATCGATGCCCCGGTATTCTGGATGCACGACCCCGCTCCGGTGATCCTGTGCGGAGTGATCGCGGCCCTCGCCTGGGCGGTGCCGCTGCGCTGGTGGCCCGAGCGCGCGCTGGAATGGCTAGATGCAGCGGGCCTTGCCGCCTACTCGGTCTATGGTGCGGGCAAGGCCCTGGAATGGGGCGTATCGCCGGTGCCCGCCGTGGCCGCCGGCGTGATCACCGCCTGTATCGGCGGCGTGATCCGCGACGTCACTGCGGGTGTGCCCTCGGTGCTTTTGCGCAATGAACTGTACATCACGACGTCGCTTGCCGCAGCCGCCATGTTCGTTGCGCTGACCACGCTCGGCCTGCCGCTGCCACTTCCCTCGGCCATCGCGTTTGCGAGCGGCTTCGTCCTGCGCTGCGCGGCGATCCGCTGGCGCCTCGCGCTGCCACCGCACCGCGGCCACTGA
- a CDS encoding VOC family protein yields the protein MTTPESAKAAPTLGGIHHVAYRCRDAKETVSFYRDVLGMDFMLAIAEDTVPSTGAPDPYMHVFLDCGGGNVLAFFELPNSPEMGRDPATPDWVQHIAFKVESEEALHDAKARVEARGGSVVGPTHHGVFKSIYFFDPNGHRLELAWQFGTADQMGRLKAVADDMLEEWSRTKQAPRHAAWLHEAAKEEA from the coding sequence ATGACTACCCCCGAAAGCGCGAAGGCTGCCCCGACGCTCGGCGGCATCCATCACGTCGCTTACCGTTGCCGCGACGCCAAGGAGACCGTTTCCTTCTACCGCGACGTTCTCGGCATGGATTTCATGCTGGCGATCGCGGAGGACACCGTTCCCTCGACCGGCGCGCCCGATCCCTACATGCACGTCTTCCTCGACTGCGGCGGGGGCAACGTGCTGGCCTTCTTCGAACTGCCCAACTCCCCCGAGATGGGCCGCGATCCGGCAACGCCCGATTGGGTCCAGCATATTGCGTTCAAGGTCGAGAGCGAGGAGGCGCTGCACGATGCCAAGGCGCGGGTCGAGGCTCGCGGCGGCTCGGTCGTCGGGCCAACGCATCATGGCGTGTTCAAGTCGATCTACTTCTTCGACCCCAATGGGCACCGCCTCGAGCTTGCCTGGCAGTTCGGAACTGCAGACCAGATGGGGCGGCTCAAGGCCGTCGCCGACGACATGCTCGAGGAGTGGTCGCGTACCAAGCAGGCCCCGCGCCACGCAGCGTGGCTGCACGAGGCGGCGAAGGAAGAGGCATAA
- the hppD gene encoding 4-hydroxyphenylpyruvate dioxygenase: protein MPDLFENPIGLDGFEFVEFSAPEKGVLEPIFTAMGFTRVARHRSKDVELWRQGGINLITNYEPHSPAWFFAREHGPSACGMGFRVRDARQAYDELLSRSAEPVHVETGPMELRLPGIRGIGNSIIYLVDRYERGEEGGLTIYDIDFEYLPGVERHPAGAGFDTIDHLTHNVYGGRMAYWADYYEKLFNFREIRYFDIKGEYTGLTSKALTAPDGKIRIPLNEEGEGGKGQIEEFLRAFNGEGIQHIALITDDLVAAWDRLKALGVPFMTAPPETYYDMLDERLPGHGQPVNELKARGILLDGSTEGGQPRLLLQIFAEAQVGPVFFEFIERQGDDGFGEGNFKALFESIERDQVRRGVLQVENSAG, encoded by the coding sequence ATGCCTGACCTTTTCGAAAATCCCATTGGCCTCGACGGCTTCGAGTTTGTCGAGTTCTCCGCACCCGAAAAGGGCGTGCTCGAGCCGATCTTCACCGCCATGGGCTTTACCCGCGTCGCGCGTCACCGCTCGAAGGACGTCGAGCTGTGGCGTCAGGGCGGGATCAATCTGATCACCAACTACGAGCCGCACAGCCCGGCCTGGTTCTTCGCGCGCGAGCACGGCCCTTCGGCTTGCGGCATGGGCTTTCGCGTGCGTGACGCGCGTCAAGCCTATGACGAGCTGCTCAGCCGTTCGGCCGAACCGGTCCATGTCGAGACCGGCCCGATGGAACTGCGCCTGCCCGGCATTCGCGGCATCGGCAATTCGATCATCTATCTCGTCGATCGCTACGAGCGCGGCGAGGAGGGTGGCCTGACCATCTACGACATCGATTTCGAGTACCTGCCCGGCGTCGAGCGCCACCCGGCAGGTGCCGGTTTCGACACGATCGACCACCTCACGCACAACGTCTACGGCGGGCGCATGGCCTACTGGGCGGACTACTACGAGAAGCTCTTCAACTTCCGCGAGATCCGCTACTTCGACATCAAGGGCGAGTATACCGGCCTCACCTCGAAGGCGCTGACCGCGCCCGATGGCAAGATCCGCATCCCGCTCAACGAGGAAGGCGAGGGCGGCAAGGGCCAGATCGAGGAGTTCCTGCGCGCTTTCAATGGCGAGGGCATCCAGCATATCGCGCTGATCACCGACGATCTCGTCGCCGCCTGGGATCGTCTCAAGGCGCTTGGCGTGCCGTTCATGACCGCGCCGCCCGAGACCTATTACGACATGCTCGACGAACGCCTGCCCGGCCACGGCCAGCCGGTCAACGAGCTCAAGGCGCGTGGCATCCTGCTCGACGGCAGCACCGAAGGCGGCCAGCCGCGTCTGCTGTTGCAGATCTTCGCCGAGGCGCAGGTCGGCCCGGTGTTCTTCGAGTTCATCGAGCGTCAGGGCGACGACGGCTTCGGCGAGGGCAACTTCAAGGCGCTGTTCGAATCGATCGAGCGCGACCAGGTGCGCCGCGGCGTGCTGCAGGTCGAGAATAGCGCGGGCTGA
- the phhA gene encoding phenylalanine 4-monooxygenase produces MKTPDTKTSQSGLRGEYEGAASDYTVAQDWHRYTPQMHERWRRLYARQSGLARSHACASFREGLKLLDCADAIPRFEDANRILESRTGWRIVGVPGFIPDAVFFDHLAHRRFPVTRWLREEHEIDYLVEPDLFHDFFGHVPMLLDPAIADFLELYGKAGERAMAMGALEMLARIYWYTIEFGLVREEGALKVFGAGIISSSGETRFSIEDADVLRLPFEPLRVMRTGYMIDAFQKTYFVLDSLPQLIEALVDLDFGPLYERWRETPALPAGDVLEGEKPLSDNHDILVERPHA; encoded by the coding sequence ATGAAGACGCCCGACACCAAGACAAGCCAGAGCGGACTTCGGGGAGAGTACGAGGGGGCCGCAAGCGACTATACCGTCGCGCAGGACTGGCACCGCTATACGCCGCAGATGCACGAACGCTGGCGCCGCCTTTACGCGCGCCAGTCGGGTCTCGCGCGCAGCCACGCATGTGCCTCGTTCCGCGAGGGACTGAAGCTGCTCGACTGCGCCGATGCGATTCCGCGCTTCGAGGATGCCAACCGCATTCTCGAGAGCCGCACGGGCTGGCGCATCGTCGGCGTGCCCGGTTTCATTCCCGACGCGGTGTTCTTCGATCATCTCGCCCATCGCCGTTTTCCGGTGACGCGCTGGCTGCGCGAGGAGCACGAGATCGACTATCTCGTCGAGCCCGACCTGTTTCATGACTTCTTCGGCCACGTGCCGATGCTGCTCGACCCGGCCATTGCCGACTTCCTTGAGCTTTACGGCAAGGCCGGCGAGCGGGCGATGGCCATGGGCGCGCTGGAGATGCTCGCGCGCATCTATTGGTACACCATCGAGTTCGGGCTGGTGCGCGAGGAAGGCGCGCTGAAGGTATTCGGCGCCGGGATTATCTCGTCATCTGGCGAAACGCGCTTCTCGATCGAGGATGCGGATGTTCTGCGCCTGCCCTTCGAGCCCCTGCGCGTCATGCGCACCGGCTACATGATCGACGCCTTCCAGAAGACCTACTTCGTCCTCGACAGCCTGCCCCAGCTTATCGAGGCGCTCGTCGACCTCGATTTCGGGCCGCTCTACGAGCGCTGGCGCGAGACGCCCGCGCTGCCTGCGGGCGACGTGCTCGAAGGCGAGAAGCCCCTTTCAGACAATCACGATATCCTTGTGGAGAGACCGCATGCCTGA
- a CDS encoding Lrp/AsnC family transcriptional regulator — translation MPLDEFDRAIIAVLQEDARMPVAQVAERVSLSATPVSRRIKRLEEEGIITGYQPVLDPRRLGLELDAYVLINLDAHSDANIERFEQAILDSPYVIACHAVTGDMDYLVHVVARDVEHLSQITLKSLLRIPGVRDVKSIIVLETVKAPRTLPLD, via the coding sequence ATGCCGCTCGATGAATTCGACCGTGCCATCATTGCGGTATTGCAGGAAGACGCGCGCATGCCCGTCGCACAAGTGGCCGAACGCGTCTCGCTCTCTGCGACGCCAGTCAGCCGGCGCATCAAGCGGCTCGAGGAAGAGGGCATCATCACCGGCTACCAGCCGGTACTCGACCCGCGACGCCTTGGCCTCGAACTCGACGCCTACGTGCTGATCAACCTCGACGCGCACAGCGACGCAAACATCGAGCGCTTCGAACAGGCCATTCTCGACAGCCCCTATGTCATCGCCTGCCACGCGGTGACGGGTGACATGGACTATCTCGTCCACGTGGTGGCCCGCGACGTCGAGCATCTCTCGCAGATCACGCTCAAGTCGCTGCTGCGCATTCCCGGCGTTCGCGACGTAAAGTCGATCATCGTGCTCGAGACCGTCAAGGCACCCAGGACCCTGCCTCTCGACTGA
- a CDS encoding AbrB family transcriptional regulator encodes MKFSAVQRWSALIALSLVLGIGGDRLGIPAGLMLGPMFAAIAFALRNKPTNASPGLFAAAQSIVGCLIASSMGPEVVARFASDWPIFVGGAFATLFVAFGTGVLLASLRILPGAVAIWGSAPGLATAMVLMAKDSGEDFRMVAFMTYVRVVMVTLGASALAMVLGDESGTGAVASSASQPWFWPVAPLPLVATLAVAAGGLVLGRLVRLPAPNILGPLVLGTVLHASGVIEAFAVPRALLALAYMIVGWGIGARFTLDTIRRARSVFPAVLIAVAAMMATCFAFGLLLSRVAGVSIATAYLATSPGGMDSIAIVAASSPVDVGFVMTLQTARMAAILLTGPWLARTIARHFADKPIPTPEDE; translated from the coding sequence ATGAAGTTTTCCGCAGTGCAGCGCTGGAGCGCCCTCATCGCGCTCTCGCTGGTGCTCGGGATCGGCGGCGACCGGCTCGGCATTCCCGCCGGGCTGATGCTGGGTCCGATGTTCGCCGCTATCGCCTTTGCCCTGCGCAACAAGCCGACCAACGCATCGCCCGGGCTTTTCGCGGCGGCGCAGTCGATCGTGGGCTGCCTGATCGCGTCTTCGATGGGGCCCGAGGTCGTCGCGCGCTTCGCCAGCGACTGGCCGATCTTCGTGGGCGGCGCCTTCGCCACGCTGTTCGTCGCCTTCGGGACCGGCGTCTTGCTCGCGAGCCTGCGTATCCTGCCCGGTGCTGTGGCGATCTGGGGCTCGGCCCCCGGCCTTGCCACCGCGATGGTGCTGATGGCCAAGGACAGCGGCGAGGATTTCCGCATGGTCGCCTTCATGACTTACGTGCGCGTGGTCATGGTGACGCTCGGCGCTTCGGCGCTGGCGATGGTGCTGGGCGACGAGAGCGGTACAGGCGCGGTCGCGAGTTCTGCCTCGCAGCCTTGGTTCTGGCCGGTCGCACCACTCCCGCTGGTCGCGACGCTGGCGGTCGCGGCGGGCGGACTCGTGCTCGGTCGACTGGTCCGCCTGCCCGCGCCCAATATCCTGGGGCCGCTGGTGCTGGGCACCGTGCTCCATGCGAGCGGCGTGATCGAGGCCTTCGCCGTGCCGCGCGCGCTGCTTGCACTCGCCTACATGATCGTGGGCTGGGGCATCGGCGCGCGCTTCACCCTCGACACGATCCGCCGCGCGCGCTCGGTCTTTCCGGCCGTGCTGATCGCGGTCGCGGCGATGATGGCGACCTGCTTTGCCTTCGGCCTGCTGCTTTCGCGCGTGGCAGGCGTGTCCATCGCGACCGCCTATCTCGCGACGAGCCCGGGCGGCATGGACTCGATCGCCATCGTCGCGGCGTCCTCGCCGGTCGACGTCGGCTTCGTCATGACACTGCAGACCGCGCGCATGGCGGCCATCCTGCTCACCGGGCCGTGGCTGGCACGCACCATTGCCCGGCACTTTGCCGACAAGCCGATCCCCACGCCCGAAGACGAATAG